The sequence below is a genomic window from Gaiellales bacterium.
GAACACCCCGACGATGGGCGCGCCGGTCGCCGCGGCCGCCTCGACGTAGCGGTCGACGAGCTCGAGGTGCGGGTCGACGACGGCAAGCTGGTTGTACGTGAGACAGCCAAAGAGGTAGCTCGCGCAGGCCGTCGGGTCGTACAGGAACTGGCGCAGGATCATGCCGGATGATCGTAGACCAGGGCCGGGCGAACCGCTTGACCGGGCCGGGCGAAGACGGTAGAAAGTCGCCGCCGTGATCGAGCTCGCCCTCAACAACTACAACGCGCTCAAGTTCGTGCACGTGCTCGCGGCCGTGGTCTGGGTCGGCGGGGCGTGCACCGTGCAGGTGTACGCCCTCCTGGCGACGCGCTCCGACGACCCGGTCAAGGTGGCCGCGTTCGCGAGCGACACGGAGTTCGTGGGCATGCGCGTGTTCCTGCCCTCGTCGCTGATCCTGCTCGTCTCGGGCATGTTCACGCTGCACGACTCGAGCGGCCTGTGGAGCTACAGCCAGGGCTGGGTGCAGTTCGGCCTCGTCGTGATCGCGCTCTCGATCGTCGTCGGA
It includes:
- a CDS encoding DUF2269 family protein codes for the protein MIELALNNYNALKFVHVLAAVVWVGGACTVQVYALLATRSDDPVKVAAFASDTEFVGMRVFLPSSLILLVSGMFTLHDSSGLWSYSQGWVQFGLVVIALSIVVGAGYLGPEAGRIAKATERSGVESAEVQGRIRRIFLVSRIELVFLLAVVFDMVVKPGM